GGCTCGGCGTGGCCATGAGCGCCCGGGCCGCGGGCGACAGGGTGGAGCACTGGGTGCTGCGCGCGGTGGACGCCGTCTTCGCCCTGCCGGACGTGCTGGTGGTGATGGTGCTCCAGCTCGCCGGCCAGTCCATGCTGGACGCGGGCCACGCGGGCGGATTGGGCCCCTTTGGCCTCATGGTGGTGTCCCTGGCCCTGGTGGGCTGGGCGGGCCCGGCGCGCATGTTCCGCAACCGCCTGGCCACCCTGGAGGGCCAGGAGTTCATCGCCGCCTCCCGGGCCCTCGGCGCCGGCCGCTGGCACCTGCTGCGTGTCCACCTCTGGCCCGCCCTGCGCCCCTTCGTGCTCGCCGTCTTCCTCAGCCGCCTGCCGACCGCCATCCTCACCGAGTCCACCGTCAGCTTCTTCGGCATCGCCCGGATGGAGCCCATGTCGCTCGGCCGCTACCTCGGTACCAGCTACGCGGCCCTCATCTACGAGGGCGGCGCCCGCGTGGTGCTCCCCGCCTGGGGGCTGCTGGTGCTGCTCGTGCTCGGCGCCTCGCTCTCCTCCCAGGCACTCGGGGCAGGGACGCGCCGCGCCTGAGGGGAGCGGCGGTTCGCCCTTCCGGCCAGTGCGAGTGTGGAATTGCGGGCAGTGCGGTGGACGTTGGAACCACACGAACCCCCTTCCCAGAAGGTTGCCATGTCCATCGTCAACGAGGAGCTTCCCATCGCCACGGGTCA
The sequence above is drawn from the Archangium gephyra genome and encodes:
- a CDS encoding ABC transporter permease → MSARRIPTRAWVGLVLLVGLGLTSWLAGRVFPESLARTCPLGMDPTHPDRTVCELAFGGLWVSLAIGLTAGALSTVLGLGVAMSARAAGDRVEHWVLRAVDAVFALPDVLVVMVLQLAGQSMLDAGHAGGLGPFGLMVVSLALVGWAGPARMFRNRLATLEGQEFIAASRALGAGRWHLLRVHLWPALRPFVLAVFLSRLPTAILTESTVSFFGIARMEPMSLGRYLGTSYAALIYEGGARVVLPAWGLLVLLVLGASLSSQALGAGTRRA